Proteins encoded together in one Desulfosporosinus meridiei DSM 13257 window:
- a CDS encoding transglycosylase domain-containing protein codes for MPSSNNPRRPQRKKRHSKRRIIFLSITSFISLIIAGLAIFVVVAAAGTPKWNPSLLNDTKQSSHVYDKDGVEFAVLHGYENRQTVEYSQIPDLVKKTFIAVEDRRFEQHFGVDPIRIVGSALNDIRTRSTKEGASTITIQLARNAFIADPTEKRFTRKIQEAILAIQLEREYTKEEILTFYLNRIFLGESSFGIQAAAKTYFGKDLDKLTPAEVALLAGLPQAPSQYNPYIHPDSAKARRTIVLGVMRDAGIITSQEYDQEKDAPFTYVEAMKESRGGAQKTEVASVSYKFPYFVDYVIEELETNYNLTPDQIFSGGLRIYTTVNPKIQTAAEDAFADSANFPQGINNTKVEGALTVVEPSTGEIQAMVGGRDYTPRGLNRAWQSKRQPGSTIKPLVVYGPAIEKGGYFPGTVLDDMPVSYNGGNGKAWTPTNFDTATKGWKGLITMRHAVEQSVNIYAVKLLDLIGVDYGWAFGKNNLGLPLEPEDRVLSLALGTTHVSTKDMAAAYGVYANNGVSVSDHAIVKVEDSKGNTVITPKVTKNRVMKETTAYIVNSMLRSVVTSGTGVSAQIGNWAVAGKTGTSSLPDNLKNKTGNTDAWFAGYTPNYAGVVWMGYDSNPDLDKNGTPGPYYLRSVYGGSFPAQIWKKVMTAALKDLPVQTQFEQPSGIVSGSFDTKSGLLPSSLTPSEFVATEIAAQGDLPTKVSDVWIQKEVDADNPNMLASPNSHNTITKTFLNLPNRDPSWTWPSNEVPYKPPTETAPNNSAIDPILDSALVPPQDELPPDTSLPTPVLGEVNYDAKTSRVTIPISNPPGNEKYSVIIHIQRPGQPIGSIPISNPKGALSFSLAINDKAPTPGSYYFRASYKDPKKSDVGPSSNTVKLILTD; via the coding sequence ATGCCATCATCGAATAATCCAAGGAGGCCTCAGCGTAAGAAGCGCCATTCAAAACGCAGAATTATTTTTTTGTCAATCACGTCCTTTATTTCACTTATTATAGCAGGCTTAGCAATTTTTGTGGTAGTTGCAGCGGCCGGAACCCCGAAATGGAATCCCTCGTTACTAAATGACACCAAGCAATCCTCGCATGTCTATGATAAGGATGGTGTTGAATTCGCAGTGTTACATGGCTATGAAAATCGTCAAACTGTCGAATATTCACAAATTCCCGACCTTGTTAAAAAGACATTCATAGCAGTTGAAGACCGGCGCTTTGAGCAACATTTCGGTGTGGACCCTATTCGTATTGTGGGCTCAGCATTGAATGATATTCGAACCAGGAGTACTAAAGAAGGTGCTAGCACTATCACAATTCAGCTTGCTAGAAATGCCTTTATAGCAGACCCTACCGAGAAAAGATTTACTCGTAAAATTCAGGAGGCCATTCTAGCCATCCAACTGGAGCGAGAATATACCAAAGAAGAAATTCTAACCTTTTACTTAAATAGAATCTTCCTGGGCGAATCTTCCTTCGGTATCCAGGCCGCGGCCAAAACTTATTTTGGTAAGGATCTTGACAAATTAACACCTGCAGAAGTTGCTTTATTGGCGGGCTTACCACAGGCTCCAAGTCAGTACAATCCCTACATTCATCCCGATAGTGCCAAGGCTCGACGCACCATCGTCCTCGGGGTAATGCGGGATGCCGGGATTATCACCTCTCAGGAGTATGATCAAGAAAAGGATGCTCCTTTCACCTATGTGGAGGCGATGAAAGAAAGCCGGGGAGGCGCTCAAAAAACGGAAGTAGCTTCAGTTAGTTATAAGTTCCCCTACTTTGTGGATTATGTTATTGAGGAACTGGAAACAAACTATAATTTAACCCCGGATCAAATTTTTAGTGGCGGTTTGCGTATTTATACAACTGTAAATCCTAAAATCCAAACTGCTGCCGAAGATGCCTTTGCTGACTCAGCCAATTTTCCACAAGGGATTAATAATACGAAGGTCGAAGGTGCCCTAACAGTCGTTGAACCTTCAACCGGAGAAATTCAAGCAATGGTCGGCGGACGGGATTATACCCCCCGGGGATTAAACAGAGCCTGGCAATCTAAGCGCCAACCAGGATCTACGATAAAACCATTAGTTGTTTACGGACCGGCTATTGAAAAGGGTGGCTATTTCCCCGGTACAGTTCTTGATGACATGCCCGTAAGTTATAACGGAGGAAATGGAAAGGCTTGGACTCCAACTAACTTCGATACAGCAACTAAAGGCTGGAAGGGCCTTATTACCATGCGTCATGCTGTGGAACAATCCGTTAATATCTATGCGGTAAAACTACTGGATCTTATTGGAGTGGACTATGGATGGGCATTTGGTAAGAACAATCTGGGACTGCCACTTGAACCTGAAGATCGTGTTTTAAGCCTCGCTTTAGGAACTACCCATGTAAGTACTAAGGACATGGCAGCAGCTTACGGGGTTTATGCCAACAACGGTGTTAGCGTTTCTGATCATGCTATTGTGAAAGTCGAAGACTCCAAAGGTAACACTGTAATCACCCCTAAAGTAACTAAAAACCGTGTTATGAAGGAAACCACTGCCTATATTGTTAACAGCATGCTACGCAGTGTTGTAACCAGCGGTACCGGAGTCAGCGCTCAGATTGGAAATTGGGCAGTAGCGGGTAAGACAGGAACTTCCTCCTTACCGGATAATCTCAAAAATAAGACCGGCAATACAGATGCTTGGTTTGCTGGATATACTCCGAACTATGCAGGAGTTGTCTGGATGGGATATGACTCTAACCCTGACCTAGATAAAAACGGAACTCCCGGCCCCTATTATTTACGCAGTGTCTATGGCGGCAGCTTTCCCGCCCAAATCTGGAAGAAAGTTATGACGGCCGCTCTAAAGGACCTGCCGGTCCAAACACAATTTGAGCAGCCATCAGGAATCGTGAGCGGCTCCTTCGATACTAAGTCCGGACTTCTTCCCAGTAGTTTGACTCCTTCAGAATTCGTCGCAACGGAAATAGCCGCCCAAGGAGATTTGCCTACCAAGGTCAGTGACGTCTGGATTCAAAAAGAAGTAGACGCAGATAATCCTAATATGTTGGCATCTCCAAATTCCCATAACACTATTACTAAAACCTTTTTAAATTTACCCAATCGTGATCCTTCCTGGACCTGGCCATCAAACGAGGTTCCATATAAGCCACCGACTGAAACTGCCCCAAATAATTCAGCGATTGATCCCATACTCGATTCAGCTCTTGTCCCTCCACAGGATGAGTTACCTCCAGACACTTCCCTTCCGACCCCAGTACTTGGAGAGGTTAATTATGATGCCAAAACTTCTCGTGTCACAATCCCAATCTCTAACCCTCCGGGAAACGAAAAGTATTCCGTAATTATTCACATCCAACGACCCGGCCAACCCATTGGAAGCATACCGATTTCCAATCCTAAAGGGGCCCTCTCCTTTTCACTGGCCATAAATGACAAAGCTCCTACTCCTGGTTCCTACTACTTCCGTGCTTCTTATAAAGATCCTAAGAAGTCCGATGTGGGGCCATCATCCAATACCGTTAAATTAATTTTAACCGACTAA